Part of the Quercus lobata isolate SW786 chromosome 6, ValleyOak3.0 Primary Assembly, whole genome shotgun sequence genome, taaacacaACAATGAACACAAGAACAGTAATaacaaaaaacttcaaaacaaCCCAAAACTATACTAGAAGGATaagaaaattactttaaaatttctaaaCAAATATTCCACTTACCAAGAGGACTCTGGGCACATGGTCGGGACTGTTAGAATAATGGTCATCATCCATTTCGATTAAGTTCTTATTCAAAAGTTAAACATTCTACATATTAACTGTGAGGCCAAAGAATTTGTaatcccggcccactttgcattagggcccaaggcccacgtCGAGGATAGGcgttgccgaggacatgcaacgaaagtccaaatggcctagagatacagccgaggacgattctgtCCTTGGCATCCCAAAGCACTCCTAGAAAAAAGGGCGAGTACGATATAGGAGTGGTTCAAGGAATAGCTAAACACCTCCGCATTGAtggggaaaggacccctgaacaatGTGGCGACAAAAGACAAGGGAAAGGCTGTCATTACCGCAATTAAGTACTCTACACCTGACAAAGTAAtgtttttcagcttttacaaccacccccaaccactttgggtatgggctgataggacaagtatcagccccaGAAAGCTGagcctacacgtggacgttaaGGGGAGGGTAatggctagtataaaaggagaaggaagcaaTCCAAAAAAGTGGCTGGGGAAAAAGGCCaagaactagagcctcccaggccgtgccaaggagaaagacttcttAGGCAAACATGGTTCACCTCTGTGCGATTATCACGAATATcatgactaaccactgtccggtgatcaaggcctagccttttagcccactctctacaaattttattatttaggcctttaacgttcgaactcaataaaccaatttggggtcgtcacaaatcgagtccttacaattggcgccgtatgtgggaaggcttgtgcgttggcacaggcggCAATTAGTCATGGTGGGATCAAGCCCTTGTCGACAAGGGTCCCTCAAAAGAAGTAGTTTTGGTGGTGGGGCTAGCTAGGCGAAAGCCTCTCCATCATTTCCAGCAGTTGTTGTCCTAACTCAGCTCCCACTCAGGGCTACCCTTCGAAGTGCCAGTGGCAcgggcagttctaggggcttccaacatcaagtcAATGCCCCACACCTTTGTCAAGGGGCTAACCCTCGAgtcatcggactcaaacctatggggaaaccaactatttaaagaaaatctaagtttttgacagaaccaaggtattgcatggtcctcgaactcaaacctatggggaaaccaactacttaaagaaaaaatctaagttttggacagaaccaaggtattgcatggtcctcggactcaaacctatggggaaaccaactactttaaagaaaaactataagttttggacagaaccaaggtattgcatggtcctcggactcaaacctatggggaaaccaactactttaaagaaaaactataagttttggacagaaccaaggtattgcatggtcctcggactcaaaactatggggaaaccaattactttaaagaaaaactataagttttggacagaaccaaggtattgcatggtcctcgaactcaaacctatggggaaaccaactacttcaaagaaaaactataaggttttggacagaaccaaggtcttgcatggtcctcgactcaaacctatggggaaaccaactaattttaaaaaaaaaaaaaaaaaaaaaaaaaaacaaaaaaaaacccataagttttagacagaaccaaggtattgcatggtcctcgaactcaaacctatggggaaaccaactacttaaagaaaaaaggcgaaaaacacattttggtccctacattttcgcACGATTCctactttggtccctaaattttatttttaccgcttttagtccttgtttagaaaaacgccttctgttttagtcctttccgtcagtgaCGTTAGGGTACTGACCTATGTGGCAAacggaattattaaaataataataaaaaattttattttgtcattaaaaaatgccaagtcagcatttaaatttaaaaaaataatttattaaatttaactaaataaaaaaataaaaaacagaaataaaaataaaaaatcacactaATTAAGATTAAAGTGTTCTTGAAACCCAGAACAACAAGAACTCatacacaaacccagaaattaaaattcaaaaattaaaatttgggttcaaaATATACATTTCTTGAAACTTTTTGTTTTCACGTTACTAATAGTCTAATACTACTAGACTCAGATAgtctcaagaaaaagagaaaataaataaagacaaagGAACTAATTAAAGGGGTGAAAAACACAGTCATAATAAAATAGGTCAAACCAGCATTCATTCATGTCATTCAAAGCCACAAAGgaggttttttcaaaaaaaaaaagccacaaagGAGGCGGCTCGTTGAGATCAACAGGCAAACCACGCCGCACGAGACCCAGAAACGACGCCGTGGCGGAGCTCTCAGGGACATGATGTGTGGGTCCGGCGGAAGCGACAGTAACAGTAGAGGCGGAAGCTTGAGGTTCTCGCTTAACTTGATACAAGGAAGACGGGTCAGACTCGGTGGCGACACAGTTGATGTCTTTGAGAACGCCGGTGTGTAAAAACTCACCGAGTACGAGTCTGTTGGAGGAGGGAAGGTTGAGATCGAGAGGGAGTGGAAGCCCACCGCCGCCGCCTACGGTACCCAACCAAACCCTAGTCTTCTTCCATGggtacttaattttttttttttgaatctataTCTGGGTTtgctttttaaagtttaaagcaTTACTGGGTTTGAATCTATGTTCTTGTCATGTacagtgtgtgtttgggttgtTTTTACGGTTTATTTTGTCTTTCACGTGGCCCCGATTGGAACATTTCCAAACTTTCATGTGTATgtgatgattttgaaaattttaattttcatgtgTATGTGATGATtttgaacccaaattttaatttttgaattttaatttctgggtttgtgtatGAGTTCTTGTTGTTCTGGGTTTCAAGAACACTTTAATCTTAattagtgtgatttttttttttctgttttttattttttttatttagttaaatttaataaattatttttttaaatttaaatgctgacttggcattttttaatgacaaaataaaattttttattattattttaataatttcgtttgccacgtaggtcagtgccctaacggcactaacggaaaggactaaaatagaaggcgtttttctaaacagggactaaaagcggtaaaaataaaatttagggaccaaagtaAGAATCGTGCgaaaatgtaggaaccaaaatgtgtttttcaccaagaaaaaatctaagttttggacagaaccaaattattgcatggtcctcggactcaaacctatggggaaaccaactactttaaagaaaaactataagttttggacagaaccaaggtattgcatggtcctcgaactcaaacctatggggaaaccaactacttcaaagaaaaactataaggttttggacagaaccaaggtcttgcatggtcctcggactcaaacctatggggaaaccaactactttaaagaaaaactataagttttggacagaaccaaggtattgcatgatcctcaaactcaaacctatggggaaaccaactacttaaagaaaaaatctaagttttggacagaatcaaggtattgcatggtcctcggactcaaacctatggggaaaccaactattttaaagaaaaactataagttttgaacagaaccaaggtattgcatggtcctcggactcaaacttatggaaaaaccaactacttcagaGAAAAACTAtaaggttttggacagaaccaaggtcttgcatggtcctcggactcaaacctatggggaaaccaactactttaaagaaaaactataagttttggacagaaccaaggtattgcatggtcctcaaactcaaacctatggggaaaccaactacttaaagaaaaaatctaagttttggacagaaccaagatcttgcatagtcctcaaattcaaacctatagggaaactagtcgCTAGAAAATGGCTTAAGTCCTAGATAGAATGGAAATCCCGCACGGCCCTCGGATCCCCAACTCTAAGGAAACTAACATAAACCGAGTGTTTAGACCCGGTACAATCatacctcggtcctcggacTGGATGCCAAAAAAAAGGTTCAGGCTATGAATATTGTCAGGAACGTGGCAAAGCACCCTAGTGCTCGGCGACCCTCACGGATAGTTCATTTTAGGTTACCCATCCTCGGGTGATCACCCCATATGCAATACAGAACATTCAGCGGTTATCTCGGTCAGTCTCGTATGGCTAACCTACTTCAAGTTGGCATTATTGTGCCCGTCAGTTTTAATAAGTTCAAAGTAATAGCTCTTTGTTAACAagggtttcggccctaagtattattcaaaagaaaaggacacCAACACATCCGTTCACAAAACAATTAtggcagaaaagaaagaacacgcAAAATGGGATAAggtcatcttttattagacaaAGAAGCAGTACAGGGTACAAtaaggggcttaaacaagcctataccagaagctaaatacagaagcaaaaagaaaaagatacaggggaacgataaatccttcaaaatttTGCCCTAACAGTAACTAAGCACGTCAGGATGGCACcaatgatggaagagaagaagaagcagaggcaactgggtggcaccagtgatggaagagaagaagaagcggaggcacCTAGGTGGCACCAGTGatagaagagaggaagaagcagggatgcCTAATCCCCGTACCAGCTCTGACTACAATCAAGCAAGTATCAtattagtctgatgataaagagctattatctaGAGTGgatgtcataaattgaaactctctctcaaaaaaaaatcctattttaaattaattattagcatttaattaacttttgaaaattgataCACTACATTTTAAATAGATAAATTTAATGTTCAGATTAAATCTTACAAATTTAAAGTATATTTAGAgtcaaatcaattaaaattctaaatgacaCAACAGAATATTtattgttcaataaaaaaattttaataataaaacgAATTCTCACCAATATCACACGTATAATCCAGCTCATTTATTTTAAGAGTATATTCTTagctccaaaaaataaaaataaaaataaatagattcaTGAATAAAATTCATCTACACCCTCATATATGGATTCTCTTCCAAGTCTGATCATTCTTGCAAAAATTTTGCCATGATTACTGAGATGTCAATTTACTTTGACCATTCCTCTGTTTTGAGATGCTGCAACATGTAGCTGGCCAAAAGTATTTCGATGATCTTACCTTGTGGCCTGTGTCATCCATCtatctttctatctaaagtaacACTAAATGAATGATTTGTAATTTGATCATGAATCTACAAATTATATTCCAGAAGGCAGAAAGCACTAATATGAAGTTCTAAAAAATCCAAATGCTACTTAGGTTCCTTCACCTTGTTTTATTATCTTGTCACTGTGAGCTCTCAAGATCCATAAGTTTGTTCCCTTCACATGTCTTTAGAGACTTTTTGTTACATATCTCGGAAATAAAATGTGGTCAAGACGGCATTTGGAATCAAATGGGGTGTATTTTATTAGACCAATTTGCAAATGTGCTTAGTGAAAAGGGTTTTGAAAATAATTGTGTTCCTATCATTGCCTTCTACAGTCATGCATATTGATAGATTTGGTGTTAAAGTTAAATGACATATTCTCTTTACACATGACATGTAagcttattgtttttttttttttttttgaagtgggggggggggggggtgggggtgaaTTTTTGAGTTTGTTAATGATGCCCCATTGTTGTTAGCAATAGCGAAATATTTCTTTCCCTTAACCAACCCGCATCAGCCTCTAATACAAAATTGAATCCCTTAAGTGCTCTTCAAGATGGATCCTCCATCAGGGAATGCCGCTAGCTTGATCTCATACAATATTTTCATGAGTGTGTCAATAAAATCATCACCTTCAATCAAGCTATAGCCATGTGTGAAGTTTGTATTGTCAATCTCATCAATCCTTAGCTTCACATAGTGAAATTGGCTGCCTGCATGGAAAAGCACTTGTCACTTTTTTTATATGATGccacatgaaaataataataataagtagtTGTAACtaatgtgttaaaaatatttagcaaggttataattgtttctcaaaattAAGATAAGTACTTtttcatgaatgaaaaattaattaaacacaACAATGTAACAAGAACAGTAATAACAAGAACTTCAAAACAATCCAAAACTATACTAGAAGGATaagaaaattactttaaaatttctaaaCAAATATTCCACTTATCAAGAGTCTGGGCACATGGTCGGGACTGTTAGAATAATGGTCATCATCCATTTCGATTAAGTTCTTATTCAAAAGTTAAACATTCTTCATATTAAAGTTGAGCccctcattctcaaaaaaaaaaaaaaaaaaaaaaagttgagccCCTCGTTTCGATAAGAACATTTTCTACTTGAACTTTAGGAGTGCTACTTTCTGCGCTTTTTGATTAATGCTTTAAAAACCGCCCTTTGTAATAATGATTTagcttaaaataattatatgtaAAATACTAATGCATACGTTTCTCATATAAAACAATTAGATACCTTTTTaacttctaaaaaattttatttttctttcttgtgaAACTTTAGTTCACACATTCATACTCAATAGCTATGGGTTTTAGTTAACTtcactggtaaaatctctgatggttgaataagagatctgaaattcaatccccgcctacaccaacaACCAATTAGtatcttggtctaataataaaaaatctatcaTCAGGAACAGataccataagttgaaactttcacaaaaaaaatactcaatagCTATAGTATCAATCCTAAAGCccaaaataacaagaaaaactCTAGACACATCCAAATCCACAATATGCTTAAGCGTTAATTAATGATTGGTGCAACTAAATGTACTTTTTCACCAAATACCCATGGCAATCCTATGTGTAAGTGTTGTAATATAATAAGTTTGTGAGCTGCATCATTAGCACTTATGAGTTTAGAAATTATTAATAAGTTACAATGAAAACTGCctttacccccccccccccaccaaaccacaatatatatatatatatatgatacgCCCGACCAAAATGGTAATCATCCATACAATGAAGGACAGGGACGACCTTACTAAAACCGTCCAGAGGGAAAAGGTCGTCGCTCAAAGACATGAACACTCGTTCCCACTCTTCGCGTAACCGTTACAAGACCTTAATCAACCTTCAGACCGTTGGGAATGGCAGCTCATCATTAACACCCAGCAAGGGCGTTACTAGGCAAGATTAAAGCCTCCATCAAGActccaccaacggctagaagaaaTCACCTGCaagcacacatatataaagactGAACCCCAAAAGGGGTGGGGTAAGAAAAAATACTCTAACACTTTATTCTCATTGCTCTCCTTTGTCAAtctttctgactttggcatcggagactttTTTGCAGGCACAACGCCGGCGAACTATTTCCTTTCTTTCGTCCACGAATTGCAGAAGATTGGATTGGTGAGGGACAGCTTCCATCTGGACGATCATAACGAACTGACAATCAGTTCgtcatcatatatattttgaagcacttgtattttaatttggatcTAAAAAGGGGTTTTGCAAAATTTTGAACCAAAGCTACTTTTTGAACGAGGGTGAAGCATAGGGGTTTttcaaaaagattttatttattttaagtttaattttacaaatttttttttcataaaaatatggACTTAACCTTGGTACCCCAACTGGATTAAATATTGGATAGGATTAAATAATTGTATATGTTGCACAAGTGTATTAAGCCCCACATCAAATATTTACTAGGTAAATCGTGATCACAGTAACAATTATGAAGAATCCTAATTATAACTTGAGTCCAGTTAACAAATACTCATTTgctaataaactattttagaaattttttaataccatttttatggaaaattgaaaaaattgtcaaaaaaattaattactatttttcgTTTTTCATAAACATTTTTAATAGTTCATTAACGAATGCCCCTAGGGCATCCGTCATTCACACACTTATGGTGGGGTTGGGGGAGTCATGCACACATCATCTGCAAgtagtacctttttttttttttttttttttggagaaagaagtAGTACTTTAATTTAAAGATGATTTAAttacatttatatatttaaagtgTAATATAACATTCACTTCTAGCCCTTCCAGCCCGAATATCACAAGAATCACAACCAAAAACTCCTTTATTAGCAAGCTCAAAACTaatattggctaaaaataaaatatgaaagcCACAAGATTTGCTCATGATTGAGGGGACAGATACACAACACAAGGTTTAGTTGTAGGCATCAGGATGTGCTGAGAGGTAGCTCTCAATAGCCTTGAAAAGTCCCGCAGCCTTTTCTTTGCCAGCCTTAACTTGCTCTTCCTTGATCTCGTGCTCACCCTTTGTGTGGTACTTGCTGGTGCTCTTCAAGATGGATCCTCCATCAGGGCTTGCCACAATTTTGATCTCATATGAGATTTTCTCGAGTACTTCACTCAAAGCATCACCCTCAATCACGCTGTAGCAGTATGTGAAATTTACATGGTCAATCTCATCAATTCTGTGCTTCACATACTTGAATTGGCTACctgaaaattttagagaaaacaTTTTGTTACTTCTTTAGAATATCTACATATGTTGCTATGagagccaaaaaaataaaatagcaatTGTATCTGATCCCTTTTTTTACATTGGAggtaaaattcttatttttgagAGCCAAATATCATATTAATAATTAGTACCTTGATTATGTAATTGAGAAGGAGGAAATTAACACATTGGAGATTAGGATATAGAAACGAACCTTCACCAAAGGTGATCTTCTTTATGGTTCCGGGACCTCCATTCCCTTCAATGATTTCAGCACTCTTAATGGCATGAGGTGCAACCTTTGGGATGAGGTTGTCACCATCGAGAACAAAAGCCTTGAATAGTTTAGCGGGTGCAA contains:
- the LOC115994389 gene encoding major allergen Pru ar 1-like, which translates into the protein MGVFTYETETTSIIAPAKLFKAFVLDGDNLIPKVAPHAIKSAEIIEGNGGPGTIKKITFGEGSQFKYVKHRIDEIDHVNFTYCYSVIEGDALSEVLEKISYEIKIVASPDGGSILKSTSKYHTKGEHEIKEEQVKAGKEKAAGLFKAIESYLSAHPDAYN